One window of the Roseovarius sp. THAF9 genome contains the following:
- a CDS encoding acyl-CoA dehydrogenase, which yields MPYRAPVEDFQFLFDHVVGLDRVTATDRFAEATPDVTAAILSEAGKLCEEVLAPLQRPGDLHPAKLENGVVRTSPGFAEGYKAIAEGGWVAIAADPDHGGMGLPMTVTTAVNDMMSAACLSLQLSPLMTQGQIEALEHHASDALKQTYLPKLVSGEWTGTMNLTEAQAGSDVGALSTKAVPNDDGTYAITGQKIYISWGDNDFTPNVCHLVLARLPDAKPGTKGISLFLVPKYIPDENGEPGQANDLKVVSLEHKMGLHGSPTAVMQYDGATGWLVGEEHDGMRAMFTMMNNARLGVGTQGVGVADGAYQHALAYAQDRKQGRSTIQNGTGTIIDHANVRRMLATMKAETFAARAIALTCAAAIDMETATAAPDWAARAAFLTPIAKAFGTYTGIAVANMGIQLHGGMGFIEETGAAQYLRDVRVTAIYEGTNGIQAMDLVGRKLMDGGEAAYAILDEIESTAEAARAKHPDLAEPVWQATESLREATEWMVAQNDMNNRFAGAVPFLRAFARVLGGHAHLLAAMHDTDGSRKRLARFYITRILPEAQAHIAHATAGADDLYALAPEDFAA from the coding sequence ATGCCCTACCGCGCCCCTGTCGAGGATTTCCAATTCCTGTTCGATCACGTGGTCGGTCTTGACCGCGTCACCGCCACCGACCGCTTTGCCGAGGCGACGCCGGACGTGACCGCCGCGATCCTCTCCGAGGCCGGCAAGCTGTGCGAAGAGGTGCTGGCCCCCCTGCAACGCCCCGGCGACCTGCATCCCGCGAAACTGGAAAACGGTGTCGTGCGCACCAGCCCCGGCTTTGCCGAGGGCTACAAGGCGATTGCCGAGGGCGGCTGGGTCGCCATCGCCGCCGATCCAGACCATGGCGGCATGGGCCTGCCCATGACCGTAACCACCGCCGTGAACGACATGATGTCCGCCGCCTGCCTGTCCCTGCAACTCAGCCCGCTGATGACCCAAGGCCAGATCGAGGCGCTGGAGCACCATGCCAGCGACGCGCTCAAGCAGACCTACCTGCCCAAGCTGGTCAGCGGCGAGTGGACCGGCACCATGAATCTGACCGAGGCGCAGGCCGGCAGCGACGTTGGCGCGCTTTCCACAAAGGCCGTGCCCAACGACGACGGCACCTACGCCATCACCGGCCAGAAGATCTATATCAGCTGGGGCGACAATGATTTCACCCCCAATGTCTGCCACCTTGTGCTGGCCCGCCTGCCCGACGCCAAGCCCGGCACCAAGGGAATCAGCCTTTTCCTCGTACCCAAGTATATCCCGGACGAGAACGGCGAACCGGGACAGGCAAACGATCTCAAGGTCGTCAGCCTCGAACACAAGATGGGCCTGCACGGCAGCCCCACCGCGGTGATGCAGTATGACGGCGCCACCGGCTGGTTGGTGGGCGAGGAACATGACGGGATGCGCGCCATGTTCACAATGATGAACAACGCCCGGCTGGGTGTGGGCACCCAAGGCGTCGGCGTGGCCGACGGCGCCTATCAGCACGCGCTGGCCTATGCGCAGGACCGCAAGCAGGGCCGCAGCACGATCCAGAACGGCACCGGCACCATCATCGACCACGCCAATGTCCGGCGGATGCTGGCCACGATGAAGGCCGAGACCTTCGCCGCCCGCGCCATCGCGCTCACCTGTGCCGCCGCCATCGACATGGAAACCGCCACCGCCGCGCCCGACTGGGCCGCGCGGGCCGCCTTCCTGACACCCATCGCAAAGGCGTTTGGCACCTATACCGGCATCGCGGTCGCCAACATGGGCATCCAGCTGCATGGCGGCATGGGCTTCATCGAGGAAACCGGCGCCGCGCAATACCTGCGCGACGTCCGCGTGACGGCCATCTACGAAGGCACCAACGGCATCCAGGCGATGGACCTGGTGGGACGCAAGCTGATGGACGGGGGCGAGGCCGCCTATGCCATCCTCGACGAGATCGAAAGCACCGCCGAAGCCGCCCGCGCCAAGCACCCCGATCTGGCAGAACCTGTCTGGCAAGCCACCGAATCCCTGCGCGAGGCGACCGAGTGGATGGTCGCCCAGAACGACATGAACAACCGCTTCGCCGGGGCCGTGCCGTTCCTGCGGGCCTTCGCGCGCGTCCTCGGCGGCCACGCGCACCTGCTGGCCGCGATGCACGACACCGACGGTAGCCGCAAACGGCTGGCGCGGTTCTACATCACCCGCATCCTGCCCGAGGCGCAGGCGCATATCGCTCACGCCACCGCCGGGGCCGACGACCTCTACGCGCTTGCACCAGAAGACTTCGCAGCCTGA
- a CDS encoding MBL fold metallo-hydrolase, whose product MADGSKITTPWDEAPDHGKAVEVAPGILWIRLPLPMALDHVNIYALDEGDSWTIVDTGVRTKRSIALWEDALTGPLQGKPVSRVILTHHHPDHIGMAGWLMDRFGADLLMTRTAYLMARMLILDVEERPTPQALEFWRRAGMDPEIFEARKNDRPFNFADSCAPLPVGYTRLQQGGMLTAGGRDWDIHVGHGHAPEHLTLWSRDDALVIAGDQIISSISPNIGVYPTEPDADPLGEWLESCDRLSALARPDQLVLSGHKLPFTGLPTRMRQLADNHHGALNRLEKHLATPRTAAECFPPLFKRKIDSGTYGLALVEAVAHLNHLYQAGRITRQLNAEGAWLWKV is encoded by the coding sequence ATGGCCGACGGAAGCAAGATCACCACCCCTTGGGACGAAGCCCCTGACCACGGTAAAGCTGTCGAGGTCGCGCCCGGCATCCTCTGGATCCGCCTGCCCCTGCCGATGGCACTTGATCACGTCAACATCTACGCGCTGGACGAGGGCGACAGCTGGACCATTGTCGATACCGGCGTGCGCACCAAACGCTCCATCGCGCTTTGGGAGGACGCGCTGACCGGGCCGCTGCAAGGCAAACCGGTCTCCCGCGTGATCCTCACCCACCACCACCCCGATCATATCGGCATGGCGGGCTGGCTGATGGACCGCTTCGGTGCGGACCTCCTGATGACCCGCACCGCCTACTTGATGGCCCGGATGCTGATCCTCGACGTCGAGGAGCGCCCCACGCCCCAGGCGCTCGAATTCTGGCGTCGCGCGGGCATGGACCCCGAGATCTTCGAGGCCCGCAAGAACGACCGCCCCTTCAACTTCGCGGACAGCTGCGCGCCCCTCCCGGTTGGCTATACCCGCCTGCAACAGGGCGGCATGCTCACCGCCGGGGGGCGCGATTGGGACATCCATGTGGGCCACGGCCACGCGCCCGAACATCTTACGCTCTGGTCCCGCGACGACGCGCTGGTGATCGCGGGCGACCAGATCATCTCGTCGATCAGCCCCAATATCGGCGTCTACCCGACCGAGCCCGACGCCGACCCTTTGGGCGAATGGCTGGAAAGCTGCGACCGCCTCTCTGCGCTTGCCAGACCCGATCAACTGGTTCTGTCGGGTCACAAGCTGCCTTTCACCGGCCTGCCCACCCGCATGCGGCAATTGGCCGACAACCATCACGGCGCTCTGAACCGGCTGGAAAAACACCTTGCCACCCCCCGCACCGCAGCCGAATGCTTCCCCCCGCTCTTCAAGCGCAAGATCGACAGCGGCACCTACGGCCTTGCACTGGTCGAGGCGGTTGCACACCTCAACCATCTATATCAGGCTGGCCGCATCACGCGTCAGCTGAACGCGGAAGGCGCGTGGCTCTGGAAAGTTTAA
- a CDS encoding aa3-type cytochrome c oxidase subunit IV, translating into MANEHKHGEMDIKVQEKTFEGFIKWSAYVAAGSIIFLILLAMINI; encoded by the coding sequence ATGGCCAACGAACACAAGCACGGCGAAATGGACATCAAGGTCCAGGAAAAGACCTTCGAGGGCTTCATCAAGTGGTCGGCCTACGTCGCGGCCGGCTCCATCATCTTTCTTATCCTGCTGGCGATGATCAACATCTAA
- a CDS encoding AzlD domain-containing protein — translation MDTATVWTVIVLLGLGSYLLRFFFIGIVGDRPLPPWLIRHLRYTAVAILPGLVAPLVLWPAATNGEPDPARLVAAAVTVVVGGWTRNIIAAILSGGAALYLMLYLVG, via the coding sequence ATGGACACCGCAACCGTCTGGACCGTGATCGTCCTTCTTGGGCTGGGCAGTTACCTGCTGCGGTTCTTTTTCATCGGCATCGTCGGGGACAGGCCGCTGCCGCCGTGGCTGATCAGGCATCTGCGCTATACCGCGGTTGCGATCCTGCCCGGGCTGGTGGCGCCGTTGGTCCTGTGGCCCGCGGCCACGAACGGAGAGCCGGACCCGGCGCGGCTGGTGGCGGCGGCGGTCACTGTCGTCGTGGGGGGATGGACCCGCAACATCATCGCGGCGATTCTATCGGGCGGTGCCGCGCTTTACCTGATGTTGTACCTGGTGGGGTGA